From a single Rosa rugosa chromosome 7, drRosRugo1.1, whole genome shotgun sequence genomic region:
- the LOC133723236 gene encoding uncharacterized protein At2g29880-like, whose product MEKKNGNYEQWTKEESDTLLELMVDAAVRGWRDNIGILSKQTVEKRTLHILNAKLGCHKTYKNYQSKVRWFKGRWNSYSTLMRFSSGFVFDSTTKRFTASNEVWEEYLKAHPKNTDLRYGTFDDYEDLEIAIGNGVAVGKNSVGLGSVTNARTLGVGEVMINLQEKRERQSKIWDAIMEIPNLDEATGFKTLELLDTKTKKDRFLNMSPQQRSKWIFHKLGGL is encoded by the exons atggaaaaaaaaaatgggaattaTGAGCAGTGGACCAAGGAAGAGAGTGATACCTTATTAGAACTAATGGTTGATGCCGCCGTTAGGGGATGGCGTGACAATATTGGCATCTTAAGTAAGCAAACAGTGGAAAAAAGAACACTTCATATTCTTAATGCAAAACTTGGGTGTCACAAGACCTACAAAAACTACCAAAGCAAGGTTAGATGGTTTAAAGGTCGATGGAACTCTTACTCTACCCTTATGCGTTTTAGCTCTGGTTTTGTATTTGATTCAACTACAAAGAGGTTTACTGCTTCTAATGAAGTATGGGAGGAATACCTTAAG GCTCACCCTAAGAACACCGACTTGCGCTATGGGACATTTGATGATTATGAGGACTTGGAAATTGCTATTGGGAATGGTGTAGCAGTTGGGAAAAACTCAGTCGGGTTGGGTAGTGTTACTAATGCAAGAACATTAGGTGTTGGTGAAG TAATGATTAACTTACAAGAGAAAAGAGAGCGACAAAGTAAAATTTGGGATGCTATCATGGAGATCCCAAACTTGGATGAAGCTACCGGTTTCAAGACTCTTGAGTTGCTTgataccaaaacaaaaaaagatcgATTCTTGAATATGTCTCCTCAACAGCGATCAAAGTGGATATTCCACAAGTTGGGAGGACTATAA